A single Amphiprion ocellaris isolate individual 3 ecotype Okinawa chromosome 1, ASM2253959v1, whole genome shotgun sequence DNA region contains:
- the skor1a gene encoding SKI family transcriptional corepressor 1a isoform X7, whose amino-acid sequence MLPGMESMPGQLRDAGRDASSSPSSKQDAQSFSSPSTLKPNQVSETSLYGVPIVSLVIDGRERLCLAQISNTLLKNYSYNEIHNRRVALGITCVQCTPVQLELLRRAGAMPISSRRCGMITKREAERLCKSFLGAHSPPKLPENFAFDVSHDCAWGSRGSFIPARYNSSRAKCIKCSFCNMYFSPNKFIFHSHRTPESKYLQPDAANFNSWRRHLKLTDKKPSEDINHAWEDVKAMFNGGSRKRTLPMSGSGMSSSMKSQASSSLAPTSSPEIPHKTLRCDEEQSSNNLSLAGGARSYPVIPVPSKSFGMLQKIPPPLFPHHPYGFPSYGLCQKKSDGVPDANKTNVSGVFWPGAKDTLYPAFPMFWPAAGGLPMPPYPGSPPKPPPELPGVRQSELDLSDQSDRGANTPKDTNHLPHLQQDAERCPSSQSSSTRNDEDKSGDETSQRKISYISAFRPVVKDAETIAKLYGNRDSYGVRPGYLSPDFISESSSYRSMSPDRDSVVEDDDDPDVDVESNPGQDEDEPIRISPGGERHDSPVQDRVSSAAEESQEQPDASSPGAAAASPEDSAHTGSSDEDRQMRNDSPPHEVYVHEKDAHVLLNEPPPFGSKQSSRSNGLHHVSEIQTQRSAASYQEHKDRQADGALRIDISVHGRDLENMAKEELQKQLVEQVELRKKLEREFQHLKDNFQDQMKRELSYREEMVQQLQIVREAHDALHHFSCKMLTPRQCTGACTFKPPLLPP is encoded by the exons At GCTTCCAGGGATGGAGTCGATGCCCGGACAGCTTCGAGACGCGGGACGAGACGCCAGCTCCTCCCCGAGTTCAAAGCAGGACGCACAGAGCTTCTCCAGCCCCAGCACCCTCAAACCGAACCAAGTGAGTGAGACCTCCCTGTACGGGGTTCCCATCGTGTCTCTGGTCATAGACGGCAGGGAGAGGCTCTGTCTGGCCCAGATTTCCAACACGCTGCTGAAGAACTACAGCTACAACGAGATTCACAACCGCCGGGTGGCTCTGGGCATCACCTGCGTGCAGTGCACCCCCGTCCAGCTGGAGCTCCTGCGGCGGGCCGGGGCCATGCCCATCTCCTCCAGGCGCTGCGGCATGATCACCAAACGCGAGGCCGAGCGGCTCTGCAAGTCGTTCCTGGGAGCTCACAGCCCCCCGAAGCTGCCGGAAAATTTCGCCTTTGACGTGTCTCATGACTGCGCCTGGGGCTCCAGAGGAAGCTTCATCCCCGCCAGATACAACAGCTCCAGAGCCAAGTGCATCAAGTGCAGCTTTTGCAACATGTATTTCTCcccaaataaattcattttccaCTCTCATCGCACCCCAGAGTCCAAGTACCTGCAGCCGGACGCGGCCAACTTCAACTCGTGGAGACGCCACTTGAAACTGACGGACAAAAAGCCATCTGAGGATATTAACCACGCGTGGGAGGATGTAAAGGCCATGTTCAACGGGGGGAGCAGAAAGAGGACTCTGCCCATGAGCGGCTCGGGGATGTCCTCGTCGATGAAAAGTCAGGCCTCGTCCAGCCTGGCGCCCACCAGCTCCCCAGAGATCCCCCACAAAACTTTACGCTGCGACGAGGAGCAGAGCAGCAACAACCTGAGCCTGGCGGGCGGAGCGCGGAGCTACCCGGTCATCCCGGTGCCCAGCAAGAGCTTCGGCATGCTGCAGAAAATCCCCCCACCTCTGTTTCCTCACCACCCCTACGGCTTCCCCAGCTACGGCCTGTGTCAGAAAAAAAGCGACGGGGTTCCTGACGCCAACAAAACCAACGTGTCGGGTGTGTTCTGGCCGGGCGCTAAGGACACCCTCTACCCTGCCTTCCCCATGTTCTGGCCCGCAGCCGGCGGCCTCCCCATGCCGCCCTACCCGGGCTCTCCACCAAAACCTCCTCCAGAGCTGCCGGGCGTCCGGCAGAGCGAGCTGGACTTATCGGACCAAAGCGACCGAGGCGCAAACACACCCAAAGACACGAACCACCTCCCGCACCTCCAGCAGGACGCAGAGCGCTGCCCCAGCTCCCAGTCCTCCTCCACCCGCAACGACGAGGACAAGTCTGGAGACGAGACCTCTCAGAGGAAGATCAGCTACATCTCGGCCTTCAGACCCGTCGTGAAAGACGCGGAGACCATCGCCAAACTCTACGGCAACCGGGACAGCTACGGCGTCCGCCCCGGTTACCTGTCCCCGGATTTTATCAGCGAGAGCTCCAGCTACAGATCCATGTCTCCGGACAGGGACAGCGTGGTGGAGGACGACGACGACCCGGACGTGGATGTGGAGTCCAACCCGGGACAAGACGAAGACGAGCCGATCCGGATCTCACCGGGAGGGGAGCGTCACGACTCCCCCGTGCAGGACCGGGTCTCCTCGGCGGCGGAGGAGAGCCAGGAGCAGCCGGACGCCTCCAGCCCCGGGGCGGCCGCAGCTTCACCGGAGGACTCGGCGCACACCGGGTCATCAGATGAGGACAGACAGATGCGGAACGACTCGCCTCCTCACGAA GTGTACGTTCATGAAAAGGACGCGCACGTGCTGCTCAACGAGCCTCCGCCGTTTGGATCCAAACAGTCGAGCAGATCCAACG GGCTCCATCATGTGTCTGAAATCCAGACGCAGCGCAGCGCCGCGTCCTACCAGGAGCACAAGGACAGACAAG CCGATGGAGCTTTACGCATCGACATCAGCGTGCATGGAAGAGACCTGGAGAACATGGCTAAAG aggAGTTGCAGAAGCAGCTGGTGGAGCAGGTGGAGCTCAGGAAGAAGCTGGAGAGGGAGTTCCAGCATTTAAAAG ATAATTTTCAGGATCAAATGAAGCGTGAGCTGTcctacagagaggagatggtccagcagctgcagattGTTCGAG AAGCTCACGACGCTCTTCACCATTTCTCCTGCAAGATGCTCACACCTCGCCAGTGCACCGGAGCCTGCACCTTCAAacctcctctgctgcctccatAG
- the skor1a gene encoding SKI family transcriptional corepressor 1a isoform X6 has product MLPGMESMPGQLRDAGRDASSSPSSKQDAQSFSSPSTLKPNQVSETSLYGVPIVSLVIDGRERLCLAQISNTLLKNYSYNEIHNRRVALGITCVQCTPVQLELLRRAGAMPISSRRCGMITKREAERLCKSFLGAHSPPKLPENFAFDVSHDCAWGSRGSFIPARYNSSRAKCIKCSFCNMYFSPNKFIFHSHRTPESKYLQPDAANFNSWRRHLKLTDKKPSEDINHAWEDVKAMFNGGSRKRTLPMSGSGMSSSMKSQASSSLAPTSSPEIPHKTLRCDEEQSSNNLSLAGGARSYPVIPVPSKSFGMLQKIPPPLFPHHPYGFPSYGLCQKKSDGVPDANKTNVSGVFWPGAKDTLYPAFPMFWPAAGGLPMPPYPGSPPKPPPELPGVRQSELDLSDQSDRGANTPKDTNHLPHLQQDAERCPSSQSSSTRNDEDKSGDETSQRKISYISAFRPVVKDAETIAKLYGNRDSYGVRPGYLSPDFISESSSYRSMSPDRDSVVEDDDDPDVDVESNPGQDEDEPIRISPGGERHDSPVQDRVSSAAEESQEQPDASSPGAAAASPEDSAHTGSSDEDRQMRNDSPPHEVYVHEKDAHVLLNEPPPFGSKQSSRSNGLHHVSEIQTQRSAASYQEHKDRQADGALRIDISVHGRDLENMAKEELQKQLVEQVELRKKLEREFQHLKGRTENNFQDQMKRELSYREEMVQQLQIVRAHDALHHFSCKMLTPRQCTGACTFKPPLLPP; this is encoded by the exons At GCTTCCAGGGATGGAGTCGATGCCCGGACAGCTTCGAGACGCGGGACGAGACGCCAGCTCCTCCCCGAGTTCAAAGCAGGACGCACAGAGCTTCTCCAGCCCCAGCACCCTCAAACCGAACCAAGTGAGTGAGACCTCCCTGTACGGGGTTCCCATCGTGTCTCTGGTCATAGACGGCAGGGAGAGGCTCTGTCTGGCCCAGATTTCCAACACGCTGCTGAAGAACTACAGCTACAACGAGATTCACAACCGCCGGGTGGCTCTGGGCATCACCTGCGTGCAGTGCACCCCCGTCCAGCTGGAGCTCCTGCGGCGGGCCGGGGCCATGCCCATCTCCTCCAGGCGCTGCGGCATGATCACCAAACGCGAGGCCGAGCGGCTCTGCAAGTCGTTCCTGGGAGCTCACAGCCCCCCGAAGCTGCCGGAAAATTTCGCCTTTGACGTGTCTCATGACTGCGCCTGGGGCTCCAGAGGAAGCTTCATCCCCGCCAGATACAACAGCTCCAGAGCCAAGTGCATCAAGTGCAGCTTTTGCAACATGTATTTCTCcccaaataaattcattttccaCTCTCATCGCACCCCAGAGTCCAAGTACCTGCAGCCGGACGCGGCCAACTTCAACTCGTGGAGACGCCACTTGAAACTGACGGACAAAAAGCCATCTGAGGATATTAACCACGCGTGGGAGGATGTAAAGGCCATGTTCAACGGGGGGAGCAGAAAGAGGACTCTGCCCATGAGCGGCTCGGGGATGTCCTCGTCGATGAAAAGTCAGGCCTCGTCCAGCCTGGCGCCCACCAGCTCCCCAGAGATCCCCCACAAAACTTTACGCTGCGACGAGGAGCAGAGCAGCAACAACCTGAGCCTGGCGGGCGGAGCGCGGAGCTACCCGGTCATCCCGGTGCCCAGCAAGAGCTTCGGCATGCTGCAGAAAATCCCCCCACCTCTGTTTCCTCACCACCCCTACGGCTTCCCCAGCTACGGCCTGTGTCAGAAAAAAAGCGACGGGGTTCCTGACGCCAACAAAACCAACGTGTCGGGTGTGTTCTGGCCGGGCGCTAAGGACACCCTCTACCCTGCCTTCCCCATGTTCTGGCCCGCAGCCGGCGGCCTCCCCATGCCGCCCTACCCGGGCTCTCCACCAAAACCTCCTCCAGAGCTGCCGGGCGTCCGGCAGAGCGAGCTGGACTTATCGGACCAAAGCGACCGAGGCGCAAACACACCCAAAGACACGAACCACCTCCCGCACCTCCAGCAGGACGCAGAGCGCTGCCCCAGCTCCCAGTCCTCCTCCACCCGCAACGACGAGGACAAGTCTGGAGACGAGACCTCTCAGAGGAAGATCAGCTACATCTCGGCCTTCAGACCCGTCGTGAAAGACGCGGAGACCATCGCCAAACTCTACGGCAACCGGGACAGCTACGGCGTCCGCCCCGGTTACCTGTCCCCGGATTTTATCAGCGAGAGCTCCAGCTACAGATCCATGTCTCCGGACAGGGACAGCGTGGTGGAGGACGACGACGACCCGGACGTGGATGTGGAGTCCAACCCGGGACAAGACGAAGACGAGCCGATCCGGATCTCACCGGGAGGGGAGCGTCACGACTCCCCCGTGCAGGACCGGGTCTCCTCGGCGGCGGAGGAGAGCCAGGAGCAGCCGGACGCCTCCAGCCCCGGGGCGGCCGCAGCTTCACCGGAGGACTCGGCGCACACCGGGTCATCAGATGAGGACAGACAGATGCGGAACGACTCGCCTCCTCACGAA GTGTACGTTCATGAAAAGGACGCGCACGTGCTGCTCAACGAGCCTCCGCCGTTTGGATCCAAACAGTCGAGCAGATCCAACG GGCTCCATCATGTGTCTGAAATCCAGACGCAGCGCAGCGCCGCGTCCTACCAGGAGCACAAGGACAGACAAG CCGATGGAGCTTTACGCATCGACATCAGCGTGCATGGAAGAGACCTGGAGAACATGGCTAAAG aggAGTTGCAGAAGCAGCTGGTGGAGCAGGTGGAGCTCAGGAAGAAGCTGGAGAGGGAGTTCCAGCATTTAAAAGGTAGGACAGAAA ATAATTTTCAGGATCAAATGAAGCGTGAGCTGTcctacagagaggagatggtccagcagctgcagattGTTCGAG CTCACGACGCTCTTCACCATTTCTCCTGCAAGATGCTCACACCTCGCCAGTGCACCGGAGCCTGCACCTTCAAacctcctctgctgcctccatAG
- the skor1a gene encoding SKI family transcriptional corepressor 1a isoform X2 yields MLPGMESMPGQLRDAGRDASSSPSSKQDAQSFSSPSTLKPNQVSETSLYGVPIVSLVIDGRERLCLAQISNTLLKNYSYNEIHNRRVALGITCVQCTPVQLELLRRAGAMPISSRRCGMITKREAERLCKSFLGAHSPPKLPENFAFDVSHDCAWGSRGSFIPARYNSSRAKCIKCSFCNMYFSPNKFIFHSHRTPESKYLQPDAANFNSWRRHLKLTDKKPSEDINHAWEDVKAMFNGGSRKRTLPMSGSGMSSSMKSQASSSLAPTSSPEIPHKTLRCDEEQSSNNLSLAGGARSYPVIPVPSKSFGMLQKIPPPLFPHHPYGFPSYGLCQKKSDGVPDANKTNVSGVFWPGAKDTLYPAFPMFWPAAGGLPMPPYPGSPPKPPPELPGVRQSELDLSDQSDRGANTPKDTNHLPHLQQDAERCPSSQSSSTRNDEDKSGDETSQRKISYISAFRPVVKDAETIAKLYGNRDSYGVRPGYLSPDFISESSSYRSMSPDRDSVVEDDDDPDVDVESNPGQDEDEPIRISPGGERHDSPVQDRVSSAAEESQEQPDASSPGAAAASPEDSAHTGSSDEDRQMRNDSPPHEVYVHEKDAHVLLNEPPPFGSKQSSRSNGLHHVSEIQTQRSAASYQEHKDRQADGALRIDISVHGRDLENMAKEELQKQLVEQVELRKKLEREFQHLKGRTENNFQDQMKRELSYREEMVQQLQIVRDTLCSELDQERKARYAIQQKLKAHDALHHFSCKMLTPRQCTGACTFKPPLLPP; encoded by the exons At GCTTCCAGGGATGGAGTCGATGCCCGGACAGCTTCGAGACGCGGGACGAGACGCCAGCTCCTCCCCGAGTTCAAAGCAGGACGCACAGAGCTTCTCCAGCCCCAGCACCCTCAAACCGAACCAAGTGAGTGAGACCTCCCTGTACGGGGTTCCCATCGTGTCTCTGGTCATAGACGGCAGGGAGAGGCTCTGTCTGGCCCAGATTTCCAACACGCTGCTGAAGAACTACAGCTACAACGAGATTCACAACCGCCGGGTGGCTCTGGGCATCACCTGCGTGCAGTGCACCCCCGTCCAGCTGGAGCTCCTGCGGCGGGCCGGGGCCATGCCCATCTCCTCCAGGCGCTGCGGCATGATCACCAAACGCGAGGCCGAGCGGCTCTGCAAGTCGTTCCTGGGAGCTCACAGCCCCCCGAAGCTGCCGGAAAATTTCGCCTTTGACGTGTCTCATGACTGCGCCTGGGGCTCCAGAGGAAGCTTCATCCCCGCCAGATACAACAGCTCCAGAGCCAAGTGCATCAAGTGCAGCTTTTGCAACATGTATTTCTCcccaaataaattcattttccaCTCTCATCGCACCCCAGAGTCCAAGTACCTGCAGCCGGACGCGGCCAACTTCAACTCGTGGAGACGCCACTTGAAACTGACGGACAAAAAGCCATCTGAGGATATTAACCACGCGTGGGAGGATGTAAAGGCCATGTTCAACGGGGGGAGCAGAAAGAGGACTCTGCCCATGAGCGGCTCGGGGATGTCCTCGTCGATGAAAAGTCAGGCCTCGTCCAGCCTGGCGCCCACCAGCTCCCCAGAGATCCCCCACAAAACTTTACGCTGCGACGAGGAGCAGAGCAGCAACAACCTGAGCCTGGCGGGCGGAGCGCGGAGCTACCCGGTCATCCCGGTGCCCAGCAAGAGCTTCGGCATGCTGCAGAAAATCCCCCCACCTCTGTTTCCTCACCACCCCTACGGCTTCCCCAGCTACGGCCTGTGTCAGAAAAAAAGCGACGGGGTTCCTGACGCCAACAAAACCAACGTGTCGGGTGTGTTCTGGCCGGGCGCTAAGGACACCCTCTACCCTGCCTTCCCCATGTTCTGGCCCGCAGCCGGCGGCCTCCCCATGCCGCCCTACCCGGGCTCTCCACCAAAACCTCCTCCAGAGCTGCCGGGCGTCCGGCAGAGCGAGCTGGACTTATCGGACCAAAGCGACCGAGGCGCAAACACACCCAAAGACACGAACCACCTCCCGCACCTCCAGCAGGACGCAGAGCGCTGCCCCAGCTCCCAGTCCTCCTCCACCCGCAACGACGAGGACAAGTCTGGAGACGAGACCTCTCAGAGGAAGATCAGCTACATCTCGGCCTTCAGACCCGTCGTGAAAGACGCGGAGACCATCGCCAAACTCTACGGCAACCGGGACAGCTACGGCGTCCGCCCCGGTTACCTGTCCCCGGATTTTATCAGCGAGAGCTCCAGCTACAGATCCATGTCTCCGGACAGGGACAGCGTGGTGGAGGACGACGACGACCCGGACGTGGATGTGGAGTCCAACCCGGGACAAGACGAAGACGAGCCGATCCGGATCTCACCGGGAGGGGAGCGTCACGACTCCCCCGTGCAGGACCGGGTCTCCTCGGCGGCGGAGGAGAGCCAGGAGCAGCCGGACGCCTCCAGCCCCGGGGCGGCCGCAGCTTCACCGGAGGACTCGGCGCACACCGGGTCATCAGATGAGGACAGACAGATGCGGAACGACTCGCCTCCTCACGAA GTGTACGTTCATGAAAAGGACGCGCACGTGCTGCTCAACGAGCCTCCGCCGTTTGGATCCAAACAGTCGAGCAGATCCAACG GGCTCCATCATGTGTCTGAAATCCAGACGCAGCGCAGCGCCGCGTCCTACCAGGAGCACAAGGACAGACAAG CCGATGGAGCTTTACGCATCGACATCAGCGTGCATGGAAGAGACCTGGAGAACATGGCTAAAG aggAGTTGCAGAAGCAGCTGGTGGAGCAGGTGGAGCTCAGGAAGAAGCTGGAGAGGGAGTTCCAGCATTTAAAAGGTAGGACAGAAA ATAATTTTCAGGATCAAATGAAGCGTGAGCTGTcctacagagaggagatggtccagcagctgcagattGTTCGAG ACACTTTGTGCAGCGAGTTGGACCAAGAGAGAAAGGCTCGTTATGCAATACAGCAGAAGCTAAAAG CTCACGACGCTCTTCACCATTTCTCCTGCAAGATGCTCACACCTCGCCAGTGCACCGGAGCCTGCACCTTCAAacctcctctgctgcctccatAG
- the skor1a gene encoding SKI family transcriptional corepressor 1a isoform X1, which yields MLPGMESMPGQLRDAGRDASSSPSSKQDAQSFSSPSTLKPNQVSETSLYGVPIVSLVIDGRERLCLAQISNTLLKNYSYNEIHNRRVALGITCVQCTPVQLELLRRAGAMPISSRRCGMITKREAERLCKSFLGAHSPPKLPENFAFDVSHDCAWGSRGSFIPARYNSSRAKCIKCSFCNMYFSPNKFIFHSHRTPESKYLQPDAANFNSWRRHLKLTDKKPSEDINHAWEDVKAMFNGGSRKRTLPMSGSGMSSSMKSQASSSLAPTSSPEIPHKTLRCDEEQSSNNLSLAGGARSYPVIPVPSKSFGMLQKIPPPLFPHHPYGFPSYGLCQKKSDGVPDANKTNVSGVFWPGAKDTLYPAFPMFWPAAGGLPMPPYPGSPPKPPPELPGVRQSELDLSDQSDRGANTPKDTNHLPHLQQDAERCPSSQSSSTRNDEDKSGDETSQRKISYISAFRPVVKDAETIAKLYGNRDSYGVRPGYLSPDFISESSSYRSMSPDRDSVVEDDDDPDVDVESNPGQDEDEPIRISPGGERHDSPVQDRVSSAAEESQEQPDASSPGAAAASPEDSAHTGSSDEDRQMRNDSPPHEVYVHEKDAHVLLNEPPPFGSKQSSRSNGLHHVSEIQTQRSAASYQEHKDRQADGALRIDISVHGRDLENMAKEELQKQLVEQVELRKKLEREFQHLKGRTENNFQDQMKRELSYREEMVQQLQIVRDTLCSELDQERKARYAIQQKLKEAHDALHHFSCKMLTPRQCTGACTFKPPLLPP from the exons At GCTTCCAGGGATGGAGTCGATGCCCGGACAGCTTCGAGACGCGGGACGAGACGCCAGCTCCTCCCCGAGTTCAAAGCAGGACGCACAGAGCTTCTCCAGCCCCAGCACCCTCAAACCGAACCAAGTGAGTGAGACCTCCCTGTACGGGGTTCCCATCGTGTCTCTGGTCATAGACGGCAGGGAGAGGCTCTGTCTGGCCCAGATTTCCAACACGCTGCTGAAGAACTACAGCTACAACGAGATTCACAACCGCCGGGTGGCTCTGGGCATCACCTGCGTGCAGTGCACCCCCGTCCAGCTGGAGCTCCTGCGGCGGGCCGGGGCCATGCCCATCTCCTCCAGGCGCTGCGGCATGATCACCAAACGCGAGGCCGAGCGGCTCTGCAAGTCGTTCCTGGGAGCTCACAGCCCCCCGAAGCTGCCGGAAAATTTCGCCTTTGACGTGTCTCATGACTGCGCCTGGGGCTCCAGAGGAAGCTTCATCCCCGCCAGATACAACAGCTCCAGAGCCAAGTGCATCAAGTGCAGCTTTTGCAACATGTATTTCTCcccaaataaattcattttccaCTCTCATCGCACCCCAGAGTCCAAGTACCTGCAGCCGGACGCGGCCAACTTCAACTCGTGGAGACGCCACTTGAAACTGACGGACAAAAAGCCATCTGAGGATATTAACCACGCGTGGGAGGATGTAAAGGCCATGTTCAACGGGGGGAGCAGAAAGAGGACTCTGCCCATGAGCGGCTCGGGGATGTCCTCGTCGATGAAAAGTCAGGCCTCGTCCAGCCTGGCGCCCACCAGCTCCCCAGAGATCCCCCACAAAACTTTACGCTGCGACGAGGAGCAGAGCAGCAACAACCTGAGCCTGGCGGGCGGAGCGCGGAGCTACCCGGTCATCCCGGTGCCCAGCAAGAGCTTCGGCATGCTGCAGAAAATCCCCCCACCTCTGTTTCCTCACCACCCCTACGGCTTCCCCAGCTACGGCCTGTGTCAGAAAAAAAGCGACGGGGTTCCTGACGCCAACAAAACCAACGTGTCGGGTGTGTTCTGGCCGGGCGCTAAGGACACCCTCTACCCTGCCTTCCCCATGTTCTGGCCCGCAGCCGGCGGCCTCCCCATGCCGCCCTACCCGGGCTCTCCACCAAAACCTCCTCCAGAGCTGCCGGGCGTCCGGCAGAGCGAGCTGGACTTATCGGACCAAAGCGACCGAGGCGCAAACACACCCAAAGACACGAACCACCTCCCGCACCTCCAGCAGGACGCAGAGCGCTGCCCCAGCTCCCAGTCCTCCTCCACCCGCAACGACGAGGACAAGTCTGGAGACGAGACCTCTCAGAGGAAGATCAGCTACATCTCGGCCTTCAGACCCGTCGTGAAAGACGCGGAGACCATCGCCAAACTCTACGGCAACCGGGACAGCTACGGCGTCCGCCCCGGTTACCTGTCCCCGGATTTTATCAGCGAGAGCTCCAGCTACAGATCCATGTCTCCGGACAGGGACAGCGTGGTGGAGGACGACGACGACCCGGACGTGGATGTGGAGTCCAACCCGGGACAAGACGAAGACGAGCCGATCCGGATCTCACCGGGAGGGGAGCGTCACGACTCCCCCGTGCAGGACCGGGTCTCCTCGGCGGCGGAGGAGAGCCAGGAGCAGCCGGACGCCTCCAGCCCCGGGGCGGCCGCAGCTTCACCGGAGGACTCGGCGCACACCGGGTCATCAGATGAGGACAGACAGATGCGGAACGACTCGCCTCCTCACGAA GTGTACGTTCATGAAAAGGACGCGCACGTGCTGCTCAACGAGCCTCCGCCGTTTGGATCCAAACAGTCGAGCAGATCCAACG GGCTCCATCATGTGTCTGAAATCCAGACGCAGCGCAGCGCCGCGTCCTACCAGGAGCACAAGGACAGACAAG CCGATGGAGCTTTACGCATCGACATCAGCGTGCATGGAAGAGACCTGGAGAACATGGCTAAAG aggAGTTGCAGAAGCAGCTGGTGGAGCAGGTGGAGCTCAGGAAGAAGCTGGAGAGGGAGTTCCAGCATTTAAAAGGTAGGACAGAAA ATAATTTTCAGGATCAAATGAAGCGTGAGCTGTcctacagagaggagatggtccagcagctgcagattGTTCGAG ACACTTTGTGCAGCGAGTTGGACCAAGAGAGAAAGGCTCGTTATGCAATACAGCAGAAGCTAAAAG AAGCTCACGACGCTCTTCACCATTTCTCCTGCAAGATGCTCACACCTCGCCAGTGCACCGGAGCCTGCACCTTCAAacctcctctgctgcctccatAG